The Euphorbia lathyris chromosome 3, ddEupLath1.1, whole genome shotgun sequence genome contains a region encoding:
- the LOC136222889 gene encoding uncharacterized protein: MMTEERKVHPDCINASNPYHECVEYCFRKIAEAKAQTDKIETVVQEKGERNQSAALTSEPDEQHDERQDIKDHSDEDDDNSVQENVDVTKLTGRQKKLFELRLKMNEARKANQTAMVAEKKKMEAPAESRGISKQKWLEQRKKKIGKLLDANGLDMTEAYLLDTQEAAEAKYKKWHKDPAPYGWDVFNQKTLYNAYKKRTKNVEVNLEEYNKMKEADPEFYREASSLQYGKAPKISEDKIDKMVKELKDRDEKRTSFSRRRRFHEEKDIDSINDRNEHFNKKIERAFGKYTLEIKNNLERGTALPD; the protein is encoded by the exons ATGATGACTGAAGAAAGGAAAGTGCACCCTGATTGTATAAATGCTTCCAATCCTTACCATGAGTGCGTTGAATATTGCTTCAGAAAAATTGCAGAAGCTAAGGCACAAACGGATAAAATAGAAACAG TGGTGCAAGAAAAGGGTGAACGTAATCAGTCTGCTGCACTTACTTCTGAGCCGGATGAGCAGCATGATGAAAGACAAGATATAAAGGATCATTCAGATGAGGATGACGATAATTCTGTCCAGGAAAATGTGGATGTTACAAAACTTACTGGAAGGCAGAAAAAGTTGTTTGAGTTGAGGCTTAAGATG AATGAGGCAAGAAAAGCCAATCAAACAGCAATGGTGGCTGAAAAGAAGAAAATGGAAGCTCCAGCAGAATCGAGGGGTATATCTAAACAGAAATGGCTTGagcagagaaagaaaaaaatagggAAACTTCTAGATGCAAATGGTTTGGACATGACCGAAGCATATTTGCTTGATACGCAAGAGGCAGCAGAGGCAAAATATAAGAAATGGCACAAGGATCCTGCACCGTATGGTTGGGATG TTTTTAATCAGAAGACACTGTACAATGCCTATAAAAAGCGAACAAAGAACGTAGAGGTTAACCTAGAAGAATACAACAAAATGAAAGAAGCCGATCCTGAGTTCTATCGTGAAGCCTCAAGCCTTCAGTATGGGAAG GCACCCAAGATCTCTGAGGATAAGATTGACAAGATGGTAAAAGAACTCAAGGACCGGGATGAGAAACGCACTTCATTTAGTCGAAGGAGGAGGTTCCATGAAGAGAAGGATATTGACTCCATCAATGATCGTAATGAGCATTTCAACAAAAAGATTGAAAGAGCTTTTGGTAAATACACACTGGAGATCAAGAACAATCTAGAGCGAGGAACTGCTTTGCCCGACTAA